Part of the Psilocybe cubensis strain MGC-MH-2018 chromosome 11, whole genome shotgun sequence genome is shown below.
GATGAAAGGGTTAAGAATCTGTTGGACGATTGCTGGTCATTCAATCCTTCAGAACGACCGTGTATGACCCATGTACAGGCACAGTTGGAAGCTATATATTCTCTCTCTTGAACAATTTGTTTTATCCAGTTTTGCACTTGTTTTCGTTCTTCTCTAGCTTATAATAGGTTTCAAGACTCTTAATCCCTTCGTTTACCCGCCAACCTACTCCTCCAATCTATCCCCCAAACAAACAATTGCTCTCGTTCAATTTTCATCTATTTTATATCCTCCTAATAACACATGTATGTAGAACCTTGCAAACAAATAAACAAGCAAGAAATAAAGTGCTTATAGCGACCAGTAGTCACTAAAAATCGATTCCAGTTCCCAAGGTGTTGCACCGTCCTCTAAGATCCCTTTGTTTTGTGCAAGATTTGAAGGTATTCCTGCAGCATTGAGAATATCTACGCCGTCGTCGCGAGTGAACCGGGCGGTAGTCCAAGTAGCGCTGATTTGATCGACACTTTCACAAGGATTATGATTAACGCCGAGCAGATTACATTCAGAAAAAAGCTTACTCCTTGGAGAGACTGTCAATTTGCCTTCCTCCGTATTTGACAGCCGCGTTGTTGAGCCAACCCAAAAAGAAACGGATATTCTCTATATGTGGGGTGTTACCAGTCAAATCCGCAATGAATCTACATATACTGACGGTTAGTCTTTTCCGCTCCGAGGAACTGGAAATGTCTGCCGTATCCTTTTCGCTCCTTGTATACCTCGTTATACCTTACGCCACAGCTCAGATGTCAAAGGTAGATCTGCCTTCCCCGCCCAAACCTTAGCTACGGCTAAAGAAGTAAATTCGGCGTAAGTGAACGATTGCATTCCGTGGTTAGCTAGATTACGAAACACAATTAAAAACTGTGGTTGTTTTTAGATCGTAACATATCCGTACCGTTGACAAACGTGAGGGTCGGGTCTGGGATATAGAATACATCCAGGTATAACGATCGCAAATGAGTTCCGTCCGTCACAATTGGTTGAACAGCGCCGTAAGAGACGTCCTCGCTCATGTCAATTCCTGAATTGCGGAATTGGGGTAAGAAGGGATAGTTGTAGCGATATCCCGTCGTAAAAATGATTTGATCAATTCCAGTGATAATCTACGGGAAATGTCATCATTCTGTGAATTTAAGGCATGTATAAAAATGCTCACGGTGCCGTTCATGAGCTCAACTTGTCCTTGGGAAAATTCCGACGCTGGAGGGTGGAATCGTTTTATTTCTCCTACTAGAGTCACATTTTTAGGAAGGCGGCGTAAGAATACTTCAAGCTGCCGGATAAATAGAGGGGCTTGACGGGATATTCAATGGAAAAGCTATCAATAGGGTAATAATGCACACCGTTCTGGGGCTAAGAGTTTTGTAATCAGAAAAGAAGATCGTTCGACGGATAGGTGGAGCATGTGCCCACCCTGATAGACTGATATATTGTCTTAACGTTCGTGATCAAGTCCCGTGAAATCTCTCCTCCGCTAGACTGTCAGGCGTGGAATACAACTGGTAGCAGATAACAGAGTTCTACATACTGCAGCTCCGATAACCAGGACAGTTTTATTCGCCATAGATTCAGGGCGACGGTATTGACACGAATGGATGATATGGCCAGGAAAGCGGTCATTCCAATCCTTAATTCCAGAAATATTTGGCACGTTGGGAGCGTTGTATCGTCCAGTAGCAACGACCACAGCATCAAAGGTCTTGGATAAATGACATGACATGTAAGGTGTGATTTTTCTCAGTCAAGTTgaaaagtttttttttttttttttttttttgtgttatAGCCTCTGAGGGGTGGGCCTCTCCCTCGGCTTCGTACTATCTAGCTACCTACCCGCCCCTCGGCGGTTTTCCCTTCCTCAACGCGACTGTGCACCACAGAGGGCCCTCGCGTCCCCCTTCAAGGTCCAGCTTTCCCAGGCTGTTTTGTCGCCATCTCAGGTTTTATAGCAGGTTCTTTTCCTTCCCCTCGTCTCGTGCTGTTGCCCTTCTTATGTGAGTATTTGTGTtgttcctcttcctccttgaACTCTcattcctcttcttctaacCCTTTGTTTAGCAGGTCTTCTTTGTATGGTTTCAGTCGCCTCGTCCTCGGTATGTATCGCAGCAGCGCTTTCgcgttttcttgttttgtcGTTAATTCTTCGAGGTCGTAGCACTGTTCGCCGATTTCTTCCCATAGTTGTAGTCGTTCGTGTCGATATCCCCTGCATTCGAATACGAAATGTTCTACTGTTTCGACTGCTCTTACCCCGTCCCGTCGTTCCCTGCATTTGGGACATGTCTTGCCTTGCTCCAAGCTGAATTTGCTGATATGGCTGTTGAGCGGGATGTGTCCCAATCTCACCTGGATAAGTACGCTGGCTTGCGACCTATTTAACTTCTTCAGTGTCTTTCTGAACT
Proteins encoded:
- a CDS encoding Flavin-containing monooxygenase ustF2, encoding MSCHLSKTFDAVVVATGRYNAPNVPNISGIKDWNDRFPGHIIHSCQYRRPESMANKTVLVIGAASSGGEISRDLITNVKTIYQSIRPQNAPLFIRQLEVFLRRLPKNVTLVGEIKRFHPPASEFSQGQVELMNGTIITGIDQIIFTTGYRYNYPFLPQFRNSGIDMSEDVSYGAVQPIVTDGTHLRSLYLDVFYIPDPTLTFVNANHGMQSFTYAEFTSLAVAKVWAGKADLPLTSELWRKFLGAEKTNQNIRFFLGWLNNAAVKYGGRQIDSLSKDVDQISATWTTARFTRDDGVDILNAAGIPSNLAQNKGILEDGATPWELESIFSDYWSL